One Dermochelys coriacea isolate rDerCor1 chromosome 21, rDerCor1.pri.v4, whole genome shotgun sequence genomic window carries:
- the LOC119846237 gene encoding gastricsin-like isoform X4 — protein MKWLILALVCLHLSEGLVRIPLKKFKSMRQVMKEKGVLKDYLKNHKYDPASKYFNNFAIAYEALANDLDLSYYGEISIGTPPQNFLVLFDTGSSNLWVPSTYCQSQACTTHTLFNPSASSTYSSDGQTFSLQYGSGSLTGVFGYDTVTIQDISITKQEFGLSETEPGTSFVYAQFDGILGLGFPAIAAGGATTVMQGLMQENLIDSPLFSFYLSGQEGIQDGGELLFGGVDSNLYSGQIVWTAVTQDAYWQIGIEGFSVDGQSTGWCRSGCQGIVDTGTSLLTAPQEIFVQLMEDIGAQENGYGEYVVSCSSIDSMPTISFTISGTSFPLSPSAYVLQSNSRECVVGISPTYLPSQNGQPRWILGDVFLRSYYSVYDVGNSKVGFAPAV, from the exons ATGAAGTGGCTGATCCTCGCCTTGGTTTGTCTCCATCTCTCGGAGGGGCTGGTGAG AATTCCCCTGAAGAAATTCAAATCCATGCGGCAGGTGATGAAGGAGAAGGGTGTACTCAAGGACTACCTGAAGAACCACAAGTATGACCCAGCCAGCAAGTACTTCAACAACTTCGCTATTGCCTACGAGGCCCTGGCTAATGACCTGGAT CTGTCCTACTATGGGGAGATCAGCATTGGAACCCCACCCCAGAACTTCCTGGTTCTCTTCGACACTGGCTCATCCAACCTGTGGGTGCCCTCTACGTACTGCCAGAGTCAGGCCTGCA CCACCCACACTCTGTTCAACCCCAGCGCCTCCTCTACTTACTCTTCCGATGGACAGACCTTCTCTCTGCAATATGGCAGTGGCAGCCTCACTGGAGTCTTTGGCTATGACACCGTGACA ATCCAGGACATTTCCATCACAAAACAGGAATTTGGCCTGAGTGAGACCGAGCCTGGCACCAGCTTTGTCTATGCTCAGTTCGATGGGATCCTCGGTCTGGGTTTCCCTGCCATTGCTGCTGGTGGTGCCACCACTGTGATGCAAGGTCTGATGCAGGAGAACCTCATCGATTCCCCGCTCTTCAGCTTCTACCTGAGCGG GCAAGAGGGCATTCAGGATGGTGGTGAACTTCTCTTTGGAGGAGTTGACTCCAATTTGTACTCTGGTCAGATTGTCTGGACGGCTGTCACCCAGGATGCTTATTGGCAAATTGGAATTGAAGG TTTCTCTGTTGACGGACAGTCCACTGGCTGGTGTAGAAGTGGCTGCCAGGGGATTGTGGACACTGGAACTTCCCTCCTCACTGCTCCACAAGAAATCTTTGTGCAGCTGATGGAGGATATTGGTGCTCAGGAGAACGGCTACGGTGAG TACGTGGTTAGCTGCAGCAGCATTGACAGCATGCCTACCATCTCCTTCACCATCAGTGGAACTAGCTTCCCGTTGAGCCCCTCTGCCTACGTGCTCCAG AGCAATAGCAGGGAGTGCGTCGTGGGCATCTCACCCACTTACCTGCCATCCCAGAATGGGCAGCCCCGCTGGATCCTGGGTGACGTCTTCCTCAGGTCGTATTACTCTGTTTACGATGTAGGCAACAGTAAGGTGGGCTTCGCCCCAGCAGTGTAA
- the LOC119846530 gene encoding LOW QUALITY PROTEIN: pepsin B-like (The sequence of the model RefSeq protein was modified relative to this genomic sequence to represent the inferred CDS: substituted 1 base at 1 genomic stop codon) encodes MPVKPALFLCRVTLKKGKSMQEVMKEKGVLEDFLKHHKVNPARKYHFNNYNVADVPIANYLDSFYFGEISIGTLPQNFLVLFDTGSSNLWVPSTYCQSRPAVTNHARFNPSQSSTFSDIGVTYTLDYGFGNLTVVLCYDTVTIQNITIEHQESGLSQDEPSSPFYYTYFEGILGMAYPPVAIPRYNTLMQEMLQQGQLTEPIFNFYFSWQPTYDYRGEVILGGIDTQLFSGQNTWVPVTQEVYWKIGIEEFTIGQQATGWCSQGCQTIVDTGTLLLTISEQYMGDFLETVGAQESNGEGGYMAGCSNVXNMPTITFVINGSQFPLPPSVYVLNNNGYCRVAVETTYVSSQNEQPIRILGNIFLREYYSVVDMANRVGFAPSA; translated from the exons ATGCCGGTGAAAC CTGCTCTTTTTCTGTGCAGAGTCACTCTGAAGAAAGGAAAGTCTATGCAAGAGGTGATGAAGGAGAAAGGAGTTCTGGAGGATTTTCTGAAGCATCACAAAGTTAATCCTGCCAGGAAGTACCACTTCAATAATTACAATGTTGCTGATGTACCAATAGCCAACTATCTGGAT TCCTTCTACTTTGGAGAGATCAGCATTGGAACTCTGCCCCAAAACTTCCTGGTTCTCTTCGACACCGGCTCCTCCAACCTGTGGGTGCCCTCTACGTACTGCCAGAGCAGGCCTGCAGTAA CCAATCATGCAAGGTTCAACCCCAGCCAGTCATCCACTTTTTCTGACATTGGAGTGACCTACACCCTGGACTATGGGTTTGGAAACCTGACTGTGGTTTTATGTTATGACACAGTGACG ATACAGAACATCACCATTGAACACCAGGAATCTGGTCTGAGTCAGGATGAGCCTAGCAGCCCCTTCTACTACACGTATTTTGAGGGGATTTTGGGAATGGCTTATCCTCCTGTAGCCATACCGCGGTACAACACACTTATGCAGGAGATGCTGCAGCAGGGCCAGCTTACTGAACCCATCTTCAATTTCTATTTCTCATg GCAACCAACGTATGATTACAGAGGGGAAGTCATCTTGGGAGGCATTGACACCCAGCTGTTCTCTGGCCAGAATACCTGGGTTCCTGTTACCCAGGAAGTTTACTGGAAGATTGGTATTGAGGA GTTTACTATTGGACAGCAGGCGACTGGCTGGTGCAGCCAAGGCTGCCAGACCATTGTGGACACCGGGACACTTCTGCTCACCATCTCAGAGCAGTACATGGGGGACTTCCTGGAGACTGTGGGTGCTCAGGAATCCAACGGAGAGGGAGGA TATATGGCTGGCTGCAGCAACGTCTAGAACATGCCGACCATCACCTTTGTCATTAACGGATCTCAGTTCCCGCTGCCCCCCTCCGTCTACGTCCTTAAT aacaatggctactGCAGAGTTGCGGTTGAGACCACTTATGTATCTTCTCAGAATGAGCAGCCAATTAGGATCCTGGGTAACATCTTCCTTAGGGAATATTATTCTGTCGTTGATATGGCTAACAGAGTGGGCTTTGCCCCATCAGCCTAG